Below is a genomic region from Henckelia pumila isolate YLH828 chromosome 3, ASM3356847v2, whole genome shotgun sequence.
AGCCTATGTCAAATCTTTTCATCCGAATTGGTCGCCCGCCGCCATCAAATCTGCTCTGATGACCACCGGTAATCTTTCATTTCGTCGACTGGCATACTTTCTTTCCATTGCACCTAAACATATAAAGCTAATGCacaattcaattcaaatctttgaAGAGCATCTACTTTTTCTTCTCCTCTTGCTGATATGTGAACTTATTTTTGCAGCTACACAAATGAGGGCAACGCCACTGGGGGCCGCGTTATCCTCAGGCTCGGGGCAGATTCATCCAAGGGCAGCATTACATCCCGGTCTGATTTACGACATTGATACTGAAGAATACATCAGCTTCATATGCAAAGAGGGGTACAACAACACAGCCGTTGCACTAATAACAGGAAACAAGAAGTACAATTGTTCCAACGTCCGCCGAGCGAAAGGAGACGATGGGATCAACTACCCTTCGATACATACGCAGCTCGACAAAAATGTGACAGAATTTTCAGCTGTGTTCTATCGAACAGTGACTCACGTCGAAGATTGTAAAGCAGTGTACAAGGCCAAAGTCAGGTCGCCGAAGGGTCTTTCGATCAAAGTGATTCCAGACATTTTGAGGTTCGATGAAAGTAATGAGAAGAAGACTTTCAAGGTGAGTTTGAGTGGAATATTCCTGGACAAGAAGACATGGTACCTCTCTGGATCATTGGAGTGGTGGAGTGATTCTAAACATAATGTTAGAAGCCCCATTCTTGTTTACAAGGATACATATGATGATTAATTTGCAAAGTTGTCAATAAATTAAATGAGCCATCAAAAGCCATATATATAATGATCTCaaccttaatttttttaacccgAACAAATACCCTGAACTTGATTGATTGACCAGCCTTATCTTCAGTCCGACCCAATAATtaacaaattaattttttttaaaaatagattCGAAGAAGACATTGAAAACTGCTTATGTCGATAAgtgtaaatataatatattttttgaattttattgtatttttaatttcaaaatgagactAGTAAAAAAAATTGTCTAACTACATTGCCAACTCTTTCGAAGCCcaatcaataaaaatatatatcaaagatCTTTCAACAACTCTATTCTTTCATACCCAAAAATATCCTTCGCTAGCTAATGACCTCTTAATTAAGGTTATTAATAAGTTATCTAATCTTGGTCAACATTTCAATTCGAAAAATGATCTTTAGTATATTTCAATACATCTggaaaagttatttttttttttaaaaaaaaatttgattcggTGTCCCGGTTAAATAACAAAAAGgaacaaaaccaaaaaaatcataattatcgGGCTAGCTAAGACCAAACTTTGAAAAGTTATAAGTCTAAAACAAAAAACATACGAACTTACAtgactaaaattacaatttcCCCACAAAAATATCATATCATTTATTTAATTGGCATTTTCGCTTGAACTTTTACATATCTATAGGAGACCTGGGACAAACAGAATGGACAGCTTCAACCTTAGCCCATGTTGGGGCTAAGGACCATGATGTCTTCCTCCTACCCGGCGACCTATCCTACGCCGATACTCAGCAGCCACTCTGGGACTCGTTTGCACGTCTAGTTGAGCCGCATGCCAGCTCTAGGCCATGGATGGTAACACAAGGGAACCATGATGTCGAATCATTCCCCATCATATACCCTCATGGTTTCAAGGCATACAATGCTAGATGGCTGATGCCACATCAAGAAAGTAGGTCCACTTCGAACTTGTACTACTCGTTCGACGTGGCCGAAGCCCACATAGTCATGCTTGGATCATACACGGATTTTGACGTGGATTCGGCTCAGTACAAGTGGCTACAGGCCGATCTTGAGAGGGTCGATAGGAGTGTGACGCCTTGGATCTTTGTCTTGATACATGCGCCATGGTACAGCTCCAATCTTGCTCATATGGGGGAAGGGGAGAGCATGCGCAAATCGATGGAAGAGATGTTATATAATGCTCGAGTCGATCTAGTTTTCGCAGGACATGTTCATGCCTATGAAAGATTTGTAAGTAAATCTGTGAGAATTTCTAAGAAGTATTTCTCAGCTTTTTGCTTTCTAaaaactctctcaaacactacctaagtttAATTTCTTTAGTACTATTCGCTTATAGAAATATTTACTAGGTTTTACACATTATTATTCTTAGGTTAATCAAGCCCCATAATCATCTTTATCTGataatattgtatatttaattactatttgattgaaatattttttcattctAGACTAGGGTTTATGATAACAAGGCTGATCAATGTGGTCCAATGCATGTAACCATCGGTGATGGAGGGAATAGAGAAGGACTTGCCATGTTGTAAGTAGCTTTATATATAGGCACAACCTTATATATATCTTAACTTGGAAAGAATTAATTATAAGCTTGTTGAGTACGACATGTATATTGATTTgctacgtatatatatatatatggataggTTTGAGAGCCCTAGCCTTTCGATTTCGCTCTATCACGAGCCGAGCTTCGGACATGGTCGATTGAGGGTCCATAACAGAATGCACGCCCACTGGTCGTGGCACAGGAACAATGATTCCGACTCGATTCAAGCTGACGAGATATGGTTGGAAAGCCTTTGCTCTTCCACAATTTGCAAGGGAATAAAAAAGAGATCAAAATCTTCGAAAGATGAACTATAGTAAATTATGTCACACATTTGATGAACTAAGGTTATAACTCTCACAAATACAACGTATATTGATAATATATGTTCATTAAATTGTAATATTGGTGTACGGTTTTTTTTGCAACAGTATTGTTGTACCTATATATGTATCATTTGTGATTAATATAATGATTagattaattataaaatttttgaatacaTATCGTTTTAATTATTTACTTGATTAATTTGTACTATTTTACGCCTCTGATTAACTGTTCTAATGATGCATTATAACTTATAACAAATatgggctaattgcatccacacctcctgtgaaaattttaaaagacataaaacccccctgtgtaaaattaatagcatgttagaccctatgttttaaaaaaattagcataaaaactcctattagagggtataaatgtgtctgagtttgtataacatatgggtgaaatgtgctacattttaaaaaacggagggatgcattagcctattaatatttcttaaggggttttatgccttttagacttttcatagggggtgtggatgcaattagccctaACAAATATAGAAAACAAAGCTTATAAGCACACCACTTCGCGCGGTAGTTtccttaatatttttttatatatatatacaatgatTAAATTAGAGTATTTCTCTTGTGAGAAACGGTCTTTCCGTGAGACGGGTTAATTTGACTCGTCATatatttttcacataaaaaataatatttttttatagttcGGATCAAATAAATGATTATCGTGTCACAAATTTGACCCCTGAGTAGTGACATTTCATGACACGAGTCTTTGTGTTTAAACTATGCTTCCCCAAACTTTTTGTCCACAATACACGCATATATTTAGCAGGATCTTGGAATTTTTCCATATAAAATCTAAATTCTGGTTAGATATTACATATGATTTGTTGGTTTCCAAATGTTACAGCGCATGCATGCATGCGTGTTAATTTTAACGTACGAGGATCCGGATCATGCGTGGTGAATCTTCTTTCCTTCACGTTTTGAAAATTAATATACTGATTTTTAGTAACAGATTCAGTTCCAAAAACCCAACCCCattcctctatatatatatttgccaTGGATGTATTTATAATTATTAGCCATCTTCACTTGATCACTCTATTTTGCGGCACTAATTATTCACTAATAATACACTAAATGTCTAGGTTTTTAGTACTTTTTACGCTTCTCAATGTTGTCTTCCTTCATTCAGGCATTCTGTTAGGCAACGCAGACGATGAAAGTGCAAGAAAGGTACTATTTTTCTTTGAGTCGAGTGTGGACTCGGCCGGCGGGGATCGCCAGTTCGGCTAGTCTCGATCACCACCTAATTTGATTTTATAGGTCCCTAGGAAAATTCTTGAAGTTGAGAATTATGTATTTGAGTGTACCTATAAGGCTATAACAGTATAGCTAGCCTAATAATTTATATTGAAATCATTATTACGATTTATATcatgttaattaaattaaaagtttGGTGATCATAATATTAATAtggtttatattttttttaaaaaaaaaaaaaattatgccgTAATCATATATTGATTATTACAGCCTTAAATCGTTTACATGGGAGCATTGCCAGAGGAGAGAATGTCTGTTTCTTTATCAGACATTCACCACACTCTACTTTCAGATGTCATTGGAGAGTATGAAAATTTCTATAATACAATATGCTTTATATTATGAAGACTTGACAACCAAACGAGTTCGATATCAACATATATGGTGTGATTTCAGTGAAACAATAGCTAAAAACTCCAAGATTCATAGCTATGGAAGGAGTTTTAATGGATTTTTGGTAAGACTATTGCCACATGAAGCCGAATTATTGTCCGGTATATGAATGGTTATGGAGATTTTCTTTCTTCTGGTTCTTTAAATCGTTTTTCAAAACTGAATTTCCTGGATTTGTTCTGTTTCACAGAGAAAGAAAGCGTCGTTTCGGTATTTCAGAGCCGAAGGCGGCAGCCGCTGACAACAAGAACATGGGATTTTCTTGGAATGCCAGAGAATGTGAGGAGAAGACATGATTGTGAGAGCGATATTGTAAGgctcgagattatttaattttaatccgagaatatttaatttgagaatttttggagtttagatttaaattctaatattcttaaattatttaggattgaaattgaattaaaaagaagtttcaagggtcaatttgcaaatagtgaagagatgaggggctaaagtgcaattttgacattttgagtgggacacttgtttACATATGCATATTCACGTGTATTGTGTATGAAATCATCAGATTTTCATCTTCTTCAATTGAGAAAACCGAGacttcattttttttgttgagatttcatcttcaaaccaagatatctcaagatccgtccGGTCGATTTCAATTCCGGGCATAGTTCTACGATCCTCTCGTCAAGAGCTatgaattgatgtaagtattgatgagattcagtatatttcgaaattatgtgtgtgaagaactcagaatttgagtatggatatatgttcttgagattctatgtgttgtattatcgcaatcgggtcgaagattggatgccgtttctatttcttatgaatttttcagcatatatttcgaaatggtagctgctgatatgctggtttattgatgtattttggctggtatatcatgtattgaagtagatatgaatgatagattggttggatttcagtttcggttaccgattccataccgttacgccgtcggtttgaaaaatgatcaagtttgagtctagattgtttgagctgagtatgatgtgagttcttgctgatgttcttagacatgtttgatgtattttcagattgaaaacaggggacttcaagttaagaatcacgacttcgaaaccaatcgacggaagaacaaggtttgtgacttgttagccttgaagattgagaagagaatgagcagattttgattgtgttcttgttgtgcagctatatcagattggaagagctttgaaaccaagtttgaaaggtataagacaacctttaAATAAGGgcttgtacattcaagagattttgcttgaatgccctttccaaaaccacatactatgtgcttatatgtgttgtatttgcacatttacttgcttgtttgacttagcttgttattagttggcttttactcttatgcttctagattttgatgcattcatcttgagccaacaaccctttgagatttgaaatggcagattcgccaaaagaatacggatgtttggatatatataaaggaacctaggagatagatcaactcctatggttagaaacttgatatagtatgccaaagtccgggaaaagagctcaacgccaccccgaaagggagagtaggtgggagatttgttgtgttcttattccccgggatcccaagaaccgatatagaatttgatagcagatttttaagtcatgcattgctatagattggtttaatgcttgttgagatgtttatatGAGTATTTCCTTAAACTTTAagatatgcatgatatagttgttttatactgggattcaattctcaccggagatatccggctatttctacgtttgtatgtgtgcatgggaatagatgggGCGAGCACAGGACAAAGAAGATTGTAAGAAGGACGAGAGCAAGAGTAGCATGTGGTGAACTCGGgtttatgcagtagagttgatgtcaacctttgtatTTAGATCTTGTCTATGTTTTGCATATAAAGACTTGTATGAATGGCAATAATAAGAACATTTGAGCATATAGATATGTATGTTGTAAAGAACAAGAGTATGTAAGATCTTATggttgtatgtcaagttccATGTTTAGTTACTTGATTAGTTCatggatttgcatgttttcatctagattttgatgttaaattcatgttatatgTGTTTGTCAATGTTTGAGAATCAAAACAGggacaaagacatcatttttcagCTGTTTGAAAGGCAAATCAGAGGGCCAGGCGCGCCCACCCAGCccagaggcgcggccgcgcctaaccaaggcacctTGGGTGCCTTGGCCCGagccctatgcgcgcccgcgccacatgaggcgcgcccgcgcgtcaaggtctactaaaaaaataataataaaatttgttgatcttttgcgacgtgtttttgcgtcgccaaatgtatggttttgcgtcgccaaatgtcctgtattatttatttgatttttaagcagattaatattctgattgaatatttcttgttattaatcgccctataagatgagattagcacccgaggtccccacagataTCATAGTTGGTCTTCTTGATACAGGTTGGTGGAATTTGGTGTTTActcaaaattttccattttTAATGAActatgtatgtgttgatttcTGATTATTTCTTTCTCGTTTCAGGAATATGGCCTGATTCCCCAAGTTTCAATGACAAGGGGTATGGGCCTCCCCCTGCTAAATGGAAGGGGAAATGTGTCAAAGGTGTGAACTTCACCGGTTGCAACAAGTgagtatatataattttcaaagATTTTGGACTATGAGGATGGACCTAGCTATTTGGTGTCGTCCATCGCGTCCTCTAACGAGATATGTACTGATTTAATAATGCATACACCACCCCACCAAATCAAACTATATGAGATCATGTTCAACTTATATGGTAGCTAGGTTCATCGCGTAGGACTAAACGCTCGTCGTAGTACTTACGTTTGGTATGACACAAACTGCATGAATGAATTCTTGTTGAACTAGCTTCTAGTGACAGTTAAGTGTAGTCAATCTATGCTCCTCCCAAACATTCCACCAGTACTTAGTATTTATGAGTTGATCTTGTTTGACAACGGCAGCAAAGTCATTGGTGCACGGGCCTTCGATCTTACAAACATGGTTCCACCAAATGAAACTACTCCGTTAGACACGGACGGCCATGGGACTCACACTTCCTCGACCGCAGCCGGCATATCAGTGAGACGTGCAAGTTTATTTGGCGTAGCAGAAGGCACGGCACGAGGTGGGGTGCCATCTGGACGAATAGCAATGTATAAAGTGTGTTGGGACGAAGGCTGCGATGACTCGGACATTCTAGCAGCGTTTGATGCAGCGATTGCTGATGGAGTGGACATCATATCAGTATCCTTAGGGGGAGATGTCTCCAGTTACTTGGATGATTCTATAGCCATCGGATCATTCCACGGCTCGGAGAAGGGGATCCTGACCGTCTGTGCGGCTGGAAACGAAGGGCCTTATTTATGGACGGTCCACAATGTGGCTCCATGGGTCTTGACAGTGGCTGCTAGCTCCATAGATAGGAAGTTTGTCACAGATGTCAAGTTGGGAAACGGACAAAAGTTTATTGTATGTTTCATATTTTCCTTAtttctttctttgttttttcATTTGCTCGAATCCTAACACATCTGATACTGCTTTTTCTGACGTTGTTTCTTGACAGGGGACTTCGCTTAATACAATTTCTCCAAAAAAGAGATTTTATCCTTTAACAAATGGAGCCCTTGCACGAAACACCAGTCATTTTGAAGCTGGAAATGCCAGGTTTCTCAATACTAACTGAATCTTCATTTTATGTCTATACCATGACTATCTTTTGTTTTCACCTTAACATTTATCATCTTCTTTGGCAGTGCATGCGAATATGAGACGCTAGACGCGAGTAAAGTGAAAGGAAAGATCGTGTTTTGCCAGGGAGTTGGGGGTAATATTATCGTTCACGCATTAGGCGCCATAGGCACCATCATGACTGATGATTATACTGAAGACACGATGTTTGTTGAGAACAATCCATTAAGTTATGTCAGTGTTCAGGAAGGCCTAAAGATTGATAAATACATAAAATCCTCGCGGTGAGAGCATACTATGTAATATAACAGCCGAGAGATTATACTATATATTTTGATCTTTACATAATTTTGGTGTAATAGATCGCCTCACGGTGTTATATAAAAATCAAGAACGATCAAAACTGCTGCACCATTTATAGCTTCGTTTTCATCTAGAGGACCCCAAGAAATAAGTTCTCACGTGCTCAAGGTAAGAAGGATATTGAGAATTTCTGGTTCTGTTTTTGTTGAGGTATGTTGTTACATGTGATTTTTTACATGTAGCCTGATATTACTGCTCCTGGAATCGACATATTAGCTGCATACACAAAGTTTGCCACAGTAACAGGACATCGAGGCGATACtcgaatttcaaaattcaacataatatcAGGAACTTCAATGGCTTGCCCTCATGTTTCCGGTGCAGCAGCCTATGTCAAATCTTTTCATCCGAATTGGTCGCCCGCCGCCATCAAATCTGCTCTGATGACCACCGGTAATCTTTCATTTCGTCGACTGGCATACTTTCTTTCCATTGCACCTAAACATATAAAGCTAATGCacaattcaattcaaatctttgaAGAGCATCTACTTTTTCTTCTCCTCTTGCTGATATGTGAACTTATTTCTGCAGCTACACAAATGAGGGCAACGCCACTGGGGGCCGCGTTATCCTCAGGCTCGGGGCAGATTCATCCAAGGGCAGCATTACATCCCGGTCTGATTTACGACATTGATACTGAAGAATACATCAGCTTCATATGCAAAGAGGGGTACAACAACACAGCCGTTGCACTAATAACAGGAAACAAGAAGTACAATTGTTCCAACGTCCGCCGAGCAAAAGGAGACGACGGGATCAACTACCCTTCGATACATACGCAGCTCGACAAAAATGTGACAGAATTTTCAGCTGTGTTCTATCGAACAGTGACTCACGTCGAAGATTGTAAAGCAGTGTACAAGGCCAAAGTCAGGTCGCCGAAGGGTCTTTCGATCAAAGTGATTCCAGACATTTTGAGGTTCGATGAAAGTAATGAGAAGAAGTCTTTCAAGGTGAGTTTGAGTGGAAGATTCTTGGACAAGAAGACATGGTACCTCTCTGGATCATTGGAGTGGTGGAGTGATTCTAAACATAATGTTAGAAGCCCCATTCTTGTTTACAGGGATATATATAATGATTAATTTGCAAAGTTGTCAATAAATTAAATGAGCCATCAAAAGCCATATATATAATGATCTCaaccttaatttttttaacccgAACAAATACCCTGAACTTGATTGATTGACCAGCCTTATCTTCAGTCCGACCCAATAATtaacaaattaatttttttaaaaaatagattcGAAGAAGACATTGAAAACTGCTTATGTCGAGaagtgtatatataatatattttttgaattttattgtatttttaatttcaaaatgagactAGTAAAAAAAATTGTCTAACTGCATTGCCAACTCTTTCGAAGCCcaatcaataaaaatatatatcaaagatCTTTCAACAACTCTATTCTTTCATACCCAAAAATATCCTTCGCTAGCTAATGACCTCTTAATTAAGGTTATTAATAAGTTATCTAATCTTGGTCAACATTTCAATTCGAAAAATGATCTGTAGTATATTTCAATACATCTGGAAAAgttattctttttttaaaaaaaagtttgatTCGGTGTCCCGGTTAAATAACAAAAAGGAACAAAACCAAATAAATCATAATTATCGGGCTAGCTAAGACCAAACTTTGAAAAGTTATAAGTCTAAAACAAAAAACATACGAACTTACAtgactaaaattacaatttcCCCACAAAAATATCAATTCATTTATTTAATTGGCATTTTCGCTTGAACTTTTACATATCTATAGGAGACCTGGGACAAACAGAATGGACAGCTTCAACCTTAGCCCATGTTGGGGCTAAGGACCATGATGTCTTCCTCCTACCCGGCGACCTATCCTACGCCGATACTCAGCAGCCACTCTGGGACTCGTTTGCACGTCTAGTTGAGCCGCATGCCAGCTCTAGGCCATGGATGGTAACACAAGGGAACCATGATGTCGAATCATTCCCCATCATATACCCTCATGGTTTCAAGGCATACAATGCTAGATGGCTGATGCCACATCAAGAAAGTAGGTCCACTTCGAACTTGTACTACTCGTTTGACGTGGCCGGAGCCCACATAGTCATGCTTGGATCATACACAGATTTTGACGTGGATTCGGCTCAGTACAAGTGGCTACAGGCCGATCTTGAGAGGGTCGATATGAGTGTGACGCCTTGGATCTTTGTCTTGATACATGCGCCATGGTACAGCTCCAATCTTGCTCATATGGGGGAAGGGGAGAGCATGCGCAAATCGATGGAAGAGATGTTATATAATGCTCGAGTCGATCTAGTTTTCGCAGGACATGTTCATGCCTATGAAAGATTTGTAAGTAAATCTGTGAGAATTTCTAAGAAGTATTTCTCAGCTTTTTGCTTTCTAgaaactctctcaaacactacctaagtttAATTTCTTTAGTACTATTCTCTTATAGAAATATTTACTAGGTTTTACACATTATTATTCTTAGGTTAATCAAGCCCCATAATCATCTTTATCTGataatattgtatatttaattactatttgattgaaatattttttcattctAGACTAGGGTTTATGATAACAAGGCTGATCAATGTGGTCCAATGCATGTAACCATCGGTGATGGAGGGAATAGAGAAGGACTTGCCATGTTGTAAGTAGCTTTATATATAGGCACAACCTTATATATATCTTAACTTGGAAAGAATTAATTATAATCTTGTTGAGTACGGCATGTATATTGATTTGCtacgtatatatatatggataggTTTGAGAGCCCTAGCCCTTCGATTTCGCTCTATCACGAGCCGAGCTTCGGACATGGTCGATTGAGGGTCCATAACAGAACGCACGCCCACTGGTCGTGGCACAGGAACAATGATTCCGACTCGATTCAAGCTGACGAGATATGGTTGGAAAGCCTTAGCTCTTCCACAATTTGCAAGGGAATAAAAAAGAGATCAAAATCTTCGAAAGATGAACTATAGTAAATTATATCACACATTTGATGAACTAAGGTTATAATTCTCACAAATACAACGTATATTGATAATATATGTTCATTAAATTGTAATATTGGTGTACGGTTTTTTTTGCAACAGTATTGTTGTACCTATATATGTATCATTTGTGATTAATATAATGATTagattaattataaaatttttgaatacaTATCGTTTTAATTATTTACTTGATTAATTTGTACTATTTTACGCCTCTGATTAACTGTTCTAATGATGCATTATAACTTATAACAAATatgggctaattgcatccacacctctgtgaaaattttaaatgacaTAAAACCCccatgtgtaaaattaatagcatgttagaccctatgttttaaaaaaattagcataaaaactcatatgagagggtataaatgtgtctgagtttgtataacatatgggtgaaatgtgctacattttaaaaaacggagggatgcattagcctattaatattttttaaggggttttatgccttttagacttttcatagggggtgtggatgcaattagccctaACAAATATAGAAAAGAAAGCTTATAAGCACACCACTTCGCGCGGTAGTTtccttaatatttttatatatatatatacaatgatTAAATTAGAGTATTTCTCTTGTGAGAAACGGTCTTTCCGTGAGACGGGTTAATTTGACTCGTCATatatttttcacataaaaaataatatttttttatagttcGGATCAAATAAATGATTATCGTGTCACAAATTTGACCCCTGAGTAGTGACATTTCATGACACGAACGAGTCTTTGTGTTTAAACTATGCTTCTCCAAACTTCTTGTCCACAATACACGCATATATTTAGCAGGATCTTGGAATTTTTCCATATAAAATCTAAATTCTGGTTAGATATTACATATGATTTGTTGGTTTCCAAATGTTACAGCGCATGCATGCATGCGTGTTAATTTTAACGTACGAGGATCCGGATCATGCGTGGTGAATCTTCTTTCCTTCACGTTTTGAAAATTAATATACTGATTTTTAGTAACAGATTCAGTTCCAAAAACCCAACCCCattcctctatatatatatttgccaTGGATGTATTTATAATTATTAGCCATCTTCACTTGATCACTCTATTTTGCGGCACTAATTATTCACTAATAATACACTAAATGTCTAGGTTTTTAGTACTTTTTACGCTTCTCAATGTTGTCTTCCTTCATTCAGGCATTCTGTTAGGCAACGCAGACGATGAAAGTGCAAGAAAGGTACTGTTTTTCTTTGAGTCGAGTGCGGACTCGGCCGGCGGGGATCGCCAGTTCGGCTAGTCTCGATCGCCACCTGATTTGAGTTTATAGGTCCCTAGGAAAATTCTTGAAGTT
It encodes:
- the LOC140888145 gene encoding purple acid phosphatase 22-like, with amino-acid sequence MVTQGNHDVESFPIIYPHGFKAYNARWLMPHQESRSTSNLYYSFDVAEAHIVMLGSYTDFDVDSAQYKWLQADLERVDRSVTPWIFVLIHAPWYSSNLAHMGEGESMRKSMEEMLYNARVDLVFAGHVHAYERFTRVYDNKADQCGPMHVTIGDGGNREGLAMLFESPSLSISLYHEPSFGHGRLRVHNRMHAHWSWHRNNDSDSIQADEIWLESLCSSTICKGIKKRSKSSKDEL
- the LOC140888148 gene encoding purple acid phosphatase 22-like; protein product: MVTQGNHDVESFPIIYPHGFKAYNARWLMPHQESRSTSNLYYSFDVAGAHIVMLGSYTDFDVDSAQYKWLQADLERVDMSVTPWIFVLIHAPWYSSNLAHMGEGESMRKSMEEMLYNARVDLVFAGHVHAYERFTRVYDNKADQCGPMHVTIGDGGNREGLAMLFESPSPSISLYHEPSFGHGRLRVHNRTHAHWSWHRNNDSDSIQADEIWLESLSSSTICKGIKKRSKSSKDEL